The genomic window CGCCCTCCGTCGTCTCTGACGGACTCTGTTGCCTTGTATTTTCACAACACGACATTGTGCGCGCGGCTTTTACGCACCTTTTTCTTCACTGCCCCCTTTCCCTTTCCTTAAACTTTTATGAATAAAGAGACATACGCGCCGATTGGTACGCAATCTTTCATATTGCGTATAACCGAGATAGTTTCCAACCCTACGGGCTGGTTGTAACTTCTGATACTGGTCGGCAACTTCATCATTTTCTCGGTAGTACGAATGATCGAGCTAGGCTCGTCGATGAGATTAATTTTGCAAGATTTATTAAGCTTTTTAGCCGATTTCAAAACCCTTCTCCCCCCCTGCCGGCCACGATGCGATCGATTTGAATGTCGTTAAATAGTTTCACAACGACAATTACTCAAAGCTGGTCAAATCAACTTATATAGAGCCTGGAAGCACGTTATTTACACGCTCTTCTTCTATCGTATTGATTGCACCGAGCGAACAAAACGCCTTCAGCGCCGATAAGTCGAAGCCCAATGTAACGATAAGTTGACTCTTACAATTAAACAGTCTATTCGTGCTATTAAGAACGACGTGTATACGCTAATCGTAAGTAAATGCAGTGACCGGTGAACGGCTCCTTAAAGTCGCAGGCATGGTTTCTAGTAATTGAGATTCGTTAGGAACAATTGATATATATTACACACGCCTTTTTGTCGTGGACTTGATCGCGTCATAATCCTTATCTCAATTTATACGTCGATCTTTACGGATTTTCTACTCCCACCAATAGGGATgtctatttttaaatattttatcttcCCAGTATCTAAATCTCAATCTTTCTTGACGAAGTAAAGACAGAGTCGCTTTACTCTGCACTCTGTTCCTCATCACTCGTCAAATTACGTCGTCATATTGCTACACATGTGTGTATCCACTTGATTATATACGTGCCATCTTGCGATACGATTTTTTCCAACTGCGAGATTTTGTGTGCAGAAATTGATATCGCAGTTTATACATACGTGGTCAAATTTCTTTACGGAAGCTTACGCCGGTACCTTTATATTTCACTTGCATCGGATCTTTACCTTTGAttatcgtcaatttttcattaattttagcTGCCTGCTCACTGTGGTAAGCCGTACAACGAAGATGGAAGCAGCGAAGAAGACGGCGGGCCAAGCGGTTGCTCCCGAACGCACAGACTATCGTCGCTGTATCACGGGACTTGGCCGGTCGAGCGAGGATTGTGGAACAGCCAACAAACTGGCCTCGGAAATCAACAGAGCACGTCAACCACTGTCCACAACGTGAGTGTCATTTGTGGAAAtagttttttcctcttcaaAGTAGTACCGGATGACAAAATGAGAAAGCATCCCTGAAGTAAGCAATCTGTGCGAAAGTAAACtacctatatgtataagaaATTTTGCATTCAGGATATAGCAAGCGTGATGAGCTTCTCCTCGAGCGTGAGTATGGGAGTCGGATGTCCCGGAGGAGCGCAAGAGATGCAAGGACAGAGGAGACTCGGAGCCAAGGTGGACGTTGTTTATAGTTTGTTGGGAATGCTCGGAGGTGCGGAAGGGCGAGAAGACATGAGCGCTACCCTTCTGTCCATGAGTAATTCCACGGATAGTTGTTTGGCGATGAGGCAATCCGGTTGGTTTTAAAGTTTCCTGAAAAGTGTATATATCAATTCTGTCGAATCGTATTTCCAAGCAATGATGACCGAATGTGTGTAACTGCAATTTACAGGGTGCCTCCCTTTACTGGTTCAACTCATCCATGCCCCGGGCCAAGATCCCGAAACCAGAGACAGAGCCTCGCAGGCTATTCACAACATCGTACACTCGAGAGGTGAGGAAAGAGCTGGGCGACGAGAAGCCAGAGTACTCAGACTCCTGGAACAGCTCAGAGACTACTGTCAGTCGCTGAGAACAACCCTTGCAGCACGACAACCACTCGGTAATTAATGAGTTTACGACCACGGCGTTAATGTGAAATAGGACTTGACATCAAGCTCAATCTTTGCCTTTCCTATGTTTCCAGATGATTTTGACAGACATCCGGGTCCAACTATAGCAGCCCTGATGAAACTCTCGTTCGACGAAGCCCACAGACACGCAATGTGCCAGTTGGGAGGTCTGCACGCCGTTGCAGAACTGATTGAAATGGACCACGCGGCCCACGGGAGTGAGTGCGACGACCAGAACTGCGTCACACTGCGTAGATACGCTGGTATGGCACTGACCAATCTGACATTTGGTGACGGCAACAACAAAGCACTTCTTTGCTCGTTTAGAGAATTTATGAAGGCACTGGTCGCACAATTGCGGAGTCCTAGCGACGATTTGCGTCAAGTAACTGCTAGCGTGCTTAGAAATCTATCCTGGCGAGCTGACAGTAGTAGCAAACAAACGTTACGCGAGGTAGGAGCAGTCGTCGGACTTACAATGGCTGCGATGGAAGGAAGAAAAGAGTCAACCCTCAAATCCATACTCTCGGCACTATGGAACTTATCAGCTCACTGCAGTACCAACAAAATCGACATATGCGCGGTCGAGGGTGCTCTGGCTTTCCTGGTTGACATGCTCAGCTACAAAGCGCCTTCAAAGACTTTGGCGATTGTCGAAAATGCCGGGGGCATATTAAGAAACGTTTCGAGTCATGTAGCCGTGAGAGAAGACTACAGATCAATTCTCCGAGAGAGAGGCTGCTTGCAAGTCCTTTTGCGCCAGCTAAGATCTCCCAGTTTAACGGTGGTCAGTAACGCGTGTGGTGCGTTGTGGAATTTGTCTGCTCGTTGTCCTCAGGATCAACGCATGCTGTGGGACCTTGGAGCAGTGCCAATGTTACGAAGCCTTGTTCACTCCAAGCACAAAATGATATCAATGGGTTCCAGCGCTGCTTTGAAGAATCTTTTGGGCGCGCGACCTGGTAGTAGTAATCTTGTCCATCTGGATTCAACTGCTAGAGGTTTGGGATTACCAACTTTGCCTACTCTAGTTGCGCGCAGGCAGAAGGCTCTTGAACAGGAGATTGATCAGAACTTGGCCGAAACTTGTGACAACATCGAGCCGAGTACTTCTCCCACAAACAAGGATGACAAGTTTGGATTCAAAGTTGAGCGACGATATGCTGACCTTGATTCTAGGAGCGGGCATTCGTATCAAATGCAAAACGGCCAACCTGGGCCATCCAGTATGCGATTCAACTGCGTAGCTCGCAGTGAGAGTAGAGAGTCCGTTCGTTCCATAACTAGTACACACTCGGATACGATTTTTGAAAGAGTTAATCGGCATGTATTGAACGGAGTGTCGCCAACTGAGTCGCAAGCAAAACAACAATCGTCTTCCCTTCATGCTGCAACAGGATTTAACACCGGAATTTCTGCAGATAGCACTGCTAAAGTGGCTAATTCGGACAGAAAATATGTTCTACGTTATAAGAATGCCTTCCCAGAGAGGCAAAGAGCTGTAAATGAACTTTCTTTCAATGATGTGGCAGACTTACGGTGTACTACTTCTACTATGTCGTGGGCTTCCGCTGCAGATCAAGAAGCAGCCTGCTCTCAGATATTAATGCGATCCTCTATTGACGAGTCTTCATTGTCCAACGAATTGAATAACCCCCTTATAGCTAACAGTGACGATATTAAATCTCAGTATTTTTCCGAAGGATCTGGTTTGTCAAGCATCACAAGATCTGGTGCAAGTTTGCCTGTGACTTCTAGTCAACAGGTGGATGAGTGTGTGCATTATGGAAATGAAAACCGCGAAATCATGGGAGCAATTAAAAAAGATACTACTGTATCCAAGCCAGTAGATTACAGACTAAGATATACTTTGCGCGATGTCGACCAAGATGAAAAACAACATTCCGGTTACTTTGTAGAGAGCGAAGAGGAGTTTCCCCACAGTAGTAATATCAAAAACCCATGTGCAGAAGAAAGGACACAGTACAAAACAAGTGGCCTAAAAGTGTGCAGAGAATTCAACGGCAAAGATAATACAGTTACGAGCACAACTTATGAATCATGGAAGTCTGAGCCCTCTAAGGGTCTGAAACACTCCTCTGAAACAAGCTCGTTAAATTCACTGGACAAGCACGCTAATTATCGTTTAGATCAAGCGTCTAATTCCAGTTCCAGCATTAGTTCTTTGACTGGTACAGTTGTAGGTGACAAATCAGCAGCAAGTATAACGCAGAAACCAAGTAATGCATTAGAGGAAAGCAATAATAATTCCATGGTGGAGGCCAAAAATGATATTAGCACGCTTGACAGTGGTTAGTACTCGAGCTCAGACCAGCATACTTGATGTTGTTTTTAAATATGCACAGTAGTTAAaattttggtgtttttttttccgaaaaatccAACAATGGCTATATGAAATTCTATTCAGTTTCAGACGTAGACCGAAGCCATAAATTTACGGATCATCAACAGGAACAAACTTCCCTTACATTTCCACAATATGATTCTCTAGGTTTACTCAGTGGCTTCGATGAACACAGCTCACTTGCAAGCAATTCAAGGTAATGCATTTTAACAAACTGTGACATAATTATCCAGTTACTGTTAAaccaattcacttttaaaaattggtagaaagcaataaattatttgccAGCTTGCatgattgtaaaaataattttctttacagCCTACGGCTGGAAAGTTTTACCGGCAACGAATTTCTAGAATCACCAGCAGAAAGCATGTCAGTGAATAATTTACAACCAGTTTGTACTAGCAACATGCAAAATCAAGAGTCTACACTTTCAGATCAACATTTATGTGAGTGTAATGATATGACAGTTTAAATTGTAGAGATTACTAAATGCATTGTCCAGTGATtacataataaatttattaaaactcAAAAAGTCTTTACTGAAGtgaataatgtataatatgaataatttttatgaatattaCTAAACACATAGTTACTGTACCGATagattttatattattattccagCTCATGCCGAATCCTATTCAGTGATGCACAATACATTTGTGAATGATGTGACACCAAATGGTCTAACAATAGATGATGAGCCAAAAATTGCTAATGATTCTAGACTGAAAGAATATAGCGCAATATCTGCTGCAGGTATTTCTGAATCTGACGAAATAGGAGAGTCGCTAAACTTGGGAATTGGAAGCATACTGGAAGACAGAGAAGAAGACACCGAAGTCAATGAAGTTGATAATGGTAGCGATCACTTATTTGCTGATGTTACGAGTGAAGCAGAAGCTGCAAGGTGTGTAAAACTAATagcaaaattttaataactaGTACTATTTCaaaatgcttttttctttcaagaaattttttaccgtGATTTTGTTGCACACTATTGAATATCTGTTTCAGGCATAAGACGCCCTTCAGAAGAAACAGTTTGCAAAAATCTCCTCAACCTGTCAGCAATTTAACACGATATCAGACTAGTTCTGCACTGGATCAAGTAGACGTAACTGGTCCAGTGAGTCTGATAACTGAGACACAGAATTTCAGGCACTCTACGCATGACGCAACTGGTGGCCCAGCGAGTCTGACAATGGAGACCCTGAATTTCAGACATCCCGCACATGACGCTAATGACACATTTATGGGCGATACTGAAAACCCTACCAGAGAGATTTCACGCATACCTTCGCTTGTAACTGAACTTCCTCGCTGCAGCAGTGCAGGACTTGAAGATATTTCAAATGTTCTGGAACAAGATGCAGGGTCAAATAAATTAGACGTAAGTTATTCAACAAAAATCGCGAAAGTAACACCTTCATGGCGGAATGTACcgacaaaattttattgaaattatatttgttCTATGTAGATATGTCGGAATACCACAAAACCTGCTTTCACTTTGTCTGCATTGGAGAATGAAGAACTCGATTTAACTGTAGAAAACGTCAGTGACAAGCAGGAATCCATTTTGGATGTTgcagcaaaatttttcgttgaaaaaatagcTGAAAATGGTATGAATCATGCTTTATATTTATGGAGCAAGCCGATTCAGAGCTAGCAATTAGTGTGCACCAGTTACAAAGCTCTGATCTATACCAATTGATACTTTTCTAGTTTCAGAGACAACCTGTCGTCCTGCTCCATCGACCAGTGGTAATCGAGTATCACCTGAACCTACAACAACTTTGCAAGAAGAGAATGTTGTTGAGAATCAAAGTGAAGATCAACATGTAGAAAATGCATCGACCGATATTCCACATTTAATACCAAAGAACATCCtgagtgaaaatgaaaatactacgagtaagatattttttgattatcgcGTAGGTTCGGAAAATAGTACCAATGGTGAGGgtgtggaagaaaaaaattcaatgaaattgacGGAATATTCACCTGGCATTTCACCAAGTAAAATAGAAGATGACATAGAGAATATGAATAACAGTGAAGAAGATAACTTAAGCGATGAAGTGACATCACCAACGATTGACCCTTTATTTTCTGCAGTAGAAAGAGCGGCTTGTAACAAAGGCGATCGTTCAAAGAATCGCGAGGAGACGGAAGAAGAATATAGAAGACAAAGAGATCCAGATGCTATGATTGCTTCGTTGGATCGATTGACAGCTACACTGGTTCAGCAAACAGAGGCAATGAGAGAACGCGATTCTTCTGCTATGAAACAAAGCGTTGTCAGTGATACTTGGAATGAAGATTCGCCAAATGATGTTTCTTTTCCTAGTATAAGCGTGAGCGCACCGTTAATCGCCTCTTTCAAAAGCGACAATCAAGAAGATCAGACCATCCCAAATCCAGAGTATTCTGATGAATTGATCGGCACACAGGAAGTCATGACGGATTCGAGGATAATTGAACAGGAGGCCAACAAACTGGCAGCTGCTGTTAACGCAAGGGTCGCAGAATTTGACTTGGATGCAGTCAGTATGACATCAATGGATCTTGATGCAATAAAGCCTCCGTCTACAATGGGTAGTCTTGTATCACTAACTACGAGTTTGATCGGACCTATCGATACCACCGAGCATTCAATTGTCAGAGAAAGGTGTCATTCTGCTTCACTTCCTCCTTTGCAACTCAAGAGTCAGATATCGATAGACTGTCGAAATGGACGAAAGAAGTCACTTCCTGCTGGAGTTATGGCTAAAAGAGCACTCAGTCAATACCAGAATCACACTGGGAGTCTTGAGAATTTACTGAGCGAAACTGGCACCACCAGTATGTCTCACTTGGAGAATGTCAAGCCACCTTCGATGATGGACGAATTGTTGGATGCTATGGATATGGAAAACAGTATGCTGAGCGTTGCAAGTATTACTTCGGAAGTTGCAGACACCAAGGACCAGGATTCACACAGTTTAACATCCAGCGATCCAATATTTGATTTGCTAAAACCAGTTGCCAATATTTTGTCTATGACCTGCATGCGATATGCGGAATCTATGCAAGTCAGTGGCAATAATAGTCTTAGCGAGTGTCTGGAGAATATAAATCCCCCTTCTCTTTTTAACGAGGTAAGCGAGATGGATGAATCTACAATGGAACCGACCAGCGAAACGTTTTGCAGCGATACTCTGTGCATCGATAATGAACTTCAGACGGAAGAAGTTTGTCGAGATCGTGAAATTTCAATAGATCGAATAGAAGAATGTGACAATGACACCGATGACGCAGCTACTTCCATCCCATCTGAATACTGTGTTAGTAGTTCAGCAGAGTCTACACCAAAGAAATGGCACAACAAAAGTAACTTGACTCCAAAGCAGAAAAGACAATTGGCGAAAGAAAGATATAAAACTTATACTATTGCTGCGGAAATggtgaaaaaggaagaagaggagCGGCGGAAGAATGATCATGAGGAGAgcaaaattggaaaatatgcCCGTGGTAAGTGCTCACCTTTTTCAAAGCTTACGCCTAAACAACGGAGACAAGAAGATAGAGCTCGATTCCAGACCCAAGTGTTGAATAATCCATTCCCTGAACTGGTCGCGTACAATGCTACAGAGTGTCAGACACCATTAGCAGATAATCCAGAGAGTCCGGAAACTGAAGAGGCGTCATCGGCTGTGAAATCTTGTATTCCGACACTCAGAAAGCTTTCAgggggaaaaacaattaagCAAAAACGAGCTGAGAACAAGGATAGATATCGTACAAGGACACTGGATGACGAAGAAGCGCAGGAAGCTAGCAAAGATGTAGATGCTGTAATATCTGGAACTCACTTTGGTGATTCTGACGCCTCTCTTGAAACGATGCTACTTATTACGCCTGGTGAAATGAAAACTAAGCTTGAAGATTTCGTCGGCCAAGGCTCAAGTTCCGGCAAGCCTATCGGTGAAGATGTTTTAACTGTGAGCAAGGCACAGAATTTAACATTAGACGACTTCGAGTCGGAATATGATTCGAGAGTGCGTGTTGCTGATGGACTTCACAAAAGGTTTGGAAAATCACAATTGTCAGAGCCGACTGCTGTGTTAAGTTTTACATCAAGATTCAATGAACAAAAGCAGTTATCTCCGTCGAAAGACTCGCTCCAAGATCTTGCATCACCAGCGGAACCAGAGAGTCAAGGGAATTCTGATTCTAACAATGAGAGTGACGAGGAGTCGAATAGTGCCAACAATCAATCGCAGATACCAAAAAGACCAAGGATCGTCAAACCAGGAACAATAAGTAGAGATGCTAGCGTCGATTCAAATGCTACAGATAAATCTGAATCGGAGAGTCCGAAGACGATCAGAGGACGAAGAAAAGCTCTGTACTTTAAGCCAACTACACGTAAATCAACGCCAACTACTTCTCCTTCAAAAATACACAACGGCGCTGTTAGCGGAATACCGATAGGACGCAGTAATACCTCACCTCTGGTTCGAGGAACAAGAGCGACTACTCTGAGGCAAACGCATAATCCAAGTTTCCCAACAAAACATCAACAGAAATCAGTTGCCAACTCTAAAATCATATCACCGTCTGCTTGTGCAGTGGAAAAACGGATCCAGGGTTCTGCCTTGACTGCAAACAAAACTTCTATTCCTCAGAGAGGGACCGTTTTTAATTATTCCAAATCGACAAAACGCCATACTACTCCTTTGGGTTCTTCTTCAGCTTCGTATGCATTCAAAGATGACAGGAAGGAACCTGCGATCAAACCTCTCGAAAGGCAAGGTACATTTACAAAAGAAGAACCAGAAGTTGAGAATGCGCCAACAGTGCTTCCACCCTGTTCGCCAAACAGAAGTAAAATAGCTAAACCAATAAAAACTTCACCTTCCAAAATTCAGACTCCCAGCAAGTCCAAACCGATTACTAAAATTCTTCAAACGCAGCAGTCTAAATTCACTAAAGCGAACAATTTGGATAAAGATCAAGCTAGAAATTCGTCACCCACTGTTACTTATCAAAAACGAAGTCTCATAGGATCTCCGATTAAAAATTCTCCTAGCAATCAAAGTTTACAAAGTAACGAATCCGCCCGGACTACAAAGAAAACGAATTGCCTGGGCCAAAGGTCTAATAGTAATTCCAGCATAGTGTCAAATTCTTCTACGGGCATCCAAGGTCGTCGGACTTCCAAAGAAGCCACCAGTAAAATCGCGAGCTTGTGGAAAAGAGTAGAAGAGAGCAAGACCAAACAgcgttttgagaaaaatgatacGAGGCACTGGATCACACCTGCCAACGATACCATTGAATCTGGGAATCCGGTTGTTACCACCAAGCCGCCAACATTTCGATTAATTCGGAGTTCTACTTTTGAGGGAGTTCCTAAAGATATCAGCAGAAATGGTTCGCCAGGTAGACCTAAATCTAATGTGGCAAAGCAGCCTGCTAAGGTAACAGATACTCAAGGCCTTAGTCCGAAGTATCGGAATTCGTGTGACTTGACTGGAATGAGTATCGCAGAAGCGCATTGTAAGATCCCAGTCAAATATCCCGAATTATCAGCGGGGACAAGAAACACCATACAGATAGACGATAGCACAGTAATTTTGAGAAAACCACAGACTACTCAACCCTCGGTAGATCCTGTGGAGGTCGATCCCACAAAACGCGTTTCCCGTCTTGGATCGTTCATACGAGTTGAACCACCAGAGACAGAAGGTGGTAACACGCAAATGCAAACGTATGTCAACTCAGTACGTACTCCAGCATCAGCAATCGTTCCACCGTTTAATTACAATCCCAAACAAAGTAACCCGGTAAAAGCAAACATTAGTGAAATTGATGGTAAGCTTGTGGTGACGGAATGTCAAATGGAAATCACTACTAGTTCCATGAGAGTAACTACGGTATAAATAGAGAAATGAATAGAATTCAGTAAGTTGCAAGGGTAGCattgattttctttattcatcTGTTTGATTGAGACTGGTCATCCCAATTCGGTAGCTTGCCCAAAGTCTACACGGTTGCGTTTTTaacattttaaatatttattcatattgcCCTTGCTGGATACTTTTGTATATTCGTTCTGTGATTTTAAGGTAGTGGTTTTAATTACTTGTTACTATTCGATCAAACTGCCAAGATTATGAGCCTTTGCCGgcagaaattttctttttaaatccaATCACGGAGTTGGAATGACCGGTTTTACGGACTTTTTTACTTATACTCTTATTGCATTGGTCAATGTGCAATTTGATATGTTACGCAGCAAATAATATCTAGGTGCGTGGATTGCGTGAGAAAGTAATACCTTACGTTTTGAAAGCTGAAGATATGTAACTGTAAATATGATAATCTCCATACGATTGATTGACATAATTTATAGTACAGACCAGCAGATTATTTATcacatttaaatatttattttactgtgTATATAATGAAAGAAGATAGAGCAAATAGGAAGGTTAATCgttaatatgtatgtaatcaGATATTATGTATGTAATGTACAACATTTACGAGATTAGGTATTCATTGTCATTCATTGTAGTTTTCAGATGACATGATTTCAAAGAAgatactgt from Neodiprion lecontei isolate iyNeoLeco1 chromosome 1, iyNeoLeco1.1, whole genome shotgun sequence includes these protein-coding regions:
- the LOC107219364 gene encoding uncharacterized protein LOC107219364 isoform X2, producing the protein MENILRLGVQGNNSFIPTPRSGKYGSNDQKQIKNDYSKITKTEQNKLRLIMQYGEHPRDGNSLLLVDTDAAVDKEENTTDLCNAVRAKTNQSNTRIPVHSIDSRSPRSDFDKARSKRGVAQGVKEEEEEEEFPRGKNPGRLTEAVLSLGGVGTLDSAKRTALSATRGSDAPSTTHPAVATPDQQQQQQQRFPESGEFPQSQQRRTQRTTTRCAPGSAASQVARYKRPETTATPGAKVNKEDVMEPELKEKDERKSSTPSPELPAHCGKPYNEDGSSEEDGGPSGCSRTHRLSSLYHGTWPVERGLWNSQQTGLGNQQSTSTTVHNDIASVMSFSSSVSMGVGCPGGAQEMQGQRRLGAKVDVVYSLLGMLGGAEGREDMSATLLSMSNSTDSCLAMRQSGCLPLLVQLIHAPGQDPETRDRASQAIHNIVHSRGEERAGRREARVLRLLEQLRDYCQSLRTTLAARQPLDDFDRHPGPTIAALMKLSFDEAHRHAMCQLGGLHAVAELIEMDHAAHGSECDDQNCVTLRRYAGMALTNLTFGDGNNKALLCSFREFMKALVAQLRSPSDDLRQVTASVLRNLSWRADSSSKQTLREVGAVVGLTMAAMEGRKESTLKSILSALWNLSAHCSTNKIDICAVEGALAFLVDMLSYKAPSKTLAIVENAGGILRNVSSHVAVREDYRSILRERGCLQVLLRQLRSPSLTVVSNACGALWNLSARCPQDQRMLWDLGAVPMLRSLVHSKHKMISMGSSAALKNLLGARPGSSNLVHLDSTARGLGLPTLPTLVARRQKALEQEIDQNLAETCDNIEPSTSPTNKDDKFGFKVERRYADLDSRSGHSYQMQNGQPGPSSMRFNCVARSESRESVRSITSTHSDTIFERVNRHVLNGVSPTESQAKQQSSSLHAATGFNTGISADSTAKVANSDRKYVLRYKNAFPERQRAVNELSFNDVADLRCTTSTMSWASAADQEAACSQILMRSSIDESSLSNELNNPLIANSDDIKSQYFSEGSGLSSITRSGASLPVTSSQQVDECVHYGNENREIMGAIKKDTTVSKPVDYRLRYTLRDVDQDEKQHSGYFVESEEEFPHSSNIKNPCAEERTQYKTSGLKVCREFNGKDNTVTSTTYESWKSEPSKGLKHSSETSSLNSLDKHANYRLDQASNSSSSISSLTGTVVGDKSAASITQKPSNALEESNNNSMVEAKNDISTLDSVSDVDRSHKFTDHQQEQTSLTFPQYDSLGLLSGFDEHSSLASNSSLRLESFTGNEFLESPAESMSVNNLQPVCTSNMQNQESTLSDQHLSHAESYSVMHNTFVNDVTPNGLTIDDEPKIANDSRLKEYSAISAAGISESDEIGESLNLGIGSILEDREEDTEVNEVDNGSDHLFADVTSEAEAARHKTPFRRNSLQKSPQPVSNLTRYQTSSALDQVDVTGPVSLITETQNFRHSTHDATGGPASLTMETLNFRHPAHDANDTFMGDTENPTREISRIPSLVTELPRCSSAGLEDISNVLEQDAGSNKLDICRNTTKPAFTLSALENEELDLTVENVSDKQESILDVAAKFFVEKIAENVSETTCRPAPSTSGNRVSPEPTTTLQEENVVENQSEDQHVENASTDIPHLIPKNILSENENTTSKIFFDYRVGSENSTNGEGVEEKNSMKLTEYSPGISPSKIEDDIENMNNSEEDNLSDEVTSPTIDPLFSAVERAACNKGDRSKNREETEEEYRRQRDPDAMIASLDRLTATLVQQTEAMRERDSSAMKQSVVSDTWNEDSPNDVSFPSISVSAPLIASFKSDNQEDQTIPNPEYSDELIGTQEVMTDSRIIEQEANKLAAAVNARVAEFDLDAVSMTSMDLDAIKPPSTMGSLVSLTTSLIGPIDTTEHSIVRERCHSASLPPLQLKSQISIDCRNGRKKSLPAGVMAKRALSQYQNHTGSLENLLSETGTTSMSHLENVKPPSMMDELLDAMDMENSMLSVASITSEVADTKDQDSHSLTSSDPIFDLLKPVANILSMTCMRYAESMQVSGNNSLSECLENINPPSLFNEVSEMDESTMEPTSETFCSDTLCIDNELQTEEVCRDREISIDRIEECDNDTDDAATSIPSEYCVSSSAESTPKKWHNKSNLTPKQKRQLAKERYKTYTIAAEMVKKEEEERRKNDHEESKIGKYARGKCSPFSKLTPKQRRQEDRARFQTQVLNNPFPELVAYNATECQTPLADNPESPETEEASSAVKSCIPTLRKLSGGKTIKQKRAENKDRYRTRTLDDEEAQEASKDVDAVISGTHFGDSDASLETMLLITPGEMKTKLEDFVGQGSSSGKPIGEDVLTVSKAQNLTLDDFESEYDSRVRVADGLHKRFGKSQLSEPTAVLSFTSRFNEQKQLSPSKDSLQDLASPAEPESQGNSDSNNESDEESNSANNQSQIPKRPRIVKPGTISRDASVDSNATDKSESESPKTIRGRRKALYFKPTTRKSTPTTSPSKIHNGAVSGIPIGRSNTSPLVRGTRATTLRQTHNPSFPTKHQQKSVANSKIISPSACAVEKRIQGSALTANKTSIPQRGTVFNYSKSTKRHTTPLGSSSASYAFKDDRKEPAIKPLERQGTFTKEEPEVENAPTVLPPCSPNRSKIAKPIKTSPSKIQTPSKSKPITKILQTQQSKFTKANNLDKDQARNSSPTVTYQKRSLIGSPIKNSPSNQSLQSNESARTTKKTNCLGQRSNSNSSIVSNSSTGIQGRRTSKEATSKIASLWKRVEESKTKQRFEKNDTRHWITPANDTIESGNPVVTTKPPTFRLIRSSTFEGVPKDISRNGSPGRPKSNVAKQPAKVTDTQGLSPKYRNSCDLTGMSIAEAHCKIPVKYPELSAGTRNTIQIDDSTVILRKPQTTQPSVDPVEVDPTKRVSRLGSFIRVEPPETEGGNTQMQTYVNSVRTPASAIVPPFNYNPKQSNPVKANISEIDGKLVVTECQMEITTSSMRVTTV